From the Tissierellales bacterium genome, one window contains:
- a CDS encoding transposase, translating to MTKYDFNFKMKVVKSYLDEEGGLGSIAKQYGIDSETQVKTWVNAYNSLG from the coding sequence ATGACTAAATATGATTTTAACTTTAAAATGAAAGTTGTTAAATCTTATTTAGATGAAGAAGGTGGACTTGGTTCAATAGCAAAGCAATATGGTATTGATAGTGAAACTCAAGTTAAAACATGGGTTAATGCATATAATTCATTAGGCTAA